AAACAGAACAGGGAGCTCAGGGCGGTTCTATTCAGTGCAGCCTATCCCGCGGCCACCAGGAAAGGTATTGTCAGAGCCGTCGTCGAGCCACTCGGCCTTTCTCCATCCACCGTGAATTTCATTGATTTGCTGATCGATCGGGAAAGGATCGATCATTTTATCGAGGTGGCCAAGTCTTATGAAAGCCTTGGCGATGCGGTTGCCAAGCGGGTTCGAGCTACCTTAGTTACGGCGGGAGATATCTCCCCCACACTGGTGAAAACCATTAAGGGTCAGTTGGAATCTTCGACCGGCAAAGAGGTCATTCTTGCTGTGGAAGAAGACCGCTCCCTGATTGGAGGGGTAATGGCCAAAATTGGCAATGTTGTTTATGATGGAAGTCTAAGGATGCAGTTTTTAAAAGTAAAAGAGAACTTATACAAGGAGTGAGCAAAG
This portion of the Deltaproteobacteria bacterium genome encodes:
- the atpH gene encoding ATP synthase F1 subunit delta produces the protein MIRLTVARKYARAFLEIGLQEGNYDTLGKELETIAKLLKQNRELRAVLFSAAYPAATRKGIVRAVVEPLGLSPSTVNFIDLLIDRERIDHFIEVAKSYESLGDAVAKRVRATLVTAGDISPTLVKTIKGQLESSTGKEVILAVEEDRSLIGGVMAKIGNVVYDGSLRMQFLKVKENLYKE